Below is a window of Zygosaccharomyces rouxii strain CBS732 chromosome C complete sequence DNA.
CGTTCGTTTATAACTTGCAAAACTCTAGTACCGTTttaaatctgaaaaatcctcaatatgaaaatgaaagatCATTAACTGTTACTGTTAGATTAATCTTCTACTACGCCACCGAGGAAAATTATTATATTCGGGTTTCTTggacttttttttttttttttctcctttggaaaataataTCGAACTAATTAAATACGCTTCTTTGGCCTGAGTTTTGTTTCGATCCTGAGATTGTTcttatcttcttcatgCTCACTCAAACTTGCAGCATCAAATTCCTCGACTCTTTGGTCTCCTACTTCATACAAAACTTCCTGGCTTTCCTCGAAAGGTAGCATACCcattttctccaattctttctcaGAGAAACAGTCGAAATAATCAATGGGATCCTCACAGCAAAGTTTTTCATGTTTGAAGGGGAATATTAAACTCAGAATATAGTATAACCCGCCACTAACGAGTGGAATGAAGAACAGATATCCATGGTAGAAATTTAGCATTTCGGTATTGGgggaaatttcttcatggACTTGATATATTAAGCCAGGAATTCCCATTGTTATACCTGCTAGTAAGCTTGCCACTGCCTTCCAATTTACACCATAATCAAACCAATAAGAGCCTTTTTTTGataaagtgaaaaaatcaagCTGACTCAATTTTGATTTACGAATGCAATAATATTCAATGATGCTTATTACTGAAATAGGGGTAGTGAAGATACCAAAGGAACTCATTGCATTTAAAAACCCCGAAGATGTGTTGAAAAAAGTCCACGGCTGTACTACCCAAGAGATAAGTTGGACAAAAAGAGTACCCCTCTTGATATCGATATACTTCGGTAATATGCCCGCTAGATCCATGCCACAAGAATATCCATTTTGCGTTAAATTGAGGAAGAGTTGAGAGGAGGTAAAGCTTATTCCAACAAAAAATGAGGCTGCGCGACTCTTGGCTGAATAATCATCATTCAGCCATTGCTCAACGATCTCATCAGGGGTCCAATACGTCTCTCCATATAGACCTTTACATGCAGACGCACAAAGCATTCCTGCTAACGATACAAATGTTCCAGGCAAAACAGTCCCTAAAAATAGTCCTGTATAACATTTTTTACTACTGCTTGCGAAACGAGAATAATCTGACTGATTGGTAACTCCACCTGATACCCCGCTGTACCAAATTGACATTGCTGAAATCCACATCCACGAGCGAGTACTACTCGGTAGAGTGACTTTTTCATGATACAATGGTCCAGGACCTCCATTTTTACTTATCAGGTAAGCCATCATGCCAATAATGGCAAACAGTGTCATAAAGCAACTAACAATACTTGGAACATTCACTCTACGAGGTCTTACAAAAGCAAACGGCATTTGTATCAGCTGAAAACATAGGAATCCTATGCAGTCTTTTCTCGTCATTGGCACAGATTCTGAGAAAGTATTTTTCATGTTCAAATAGTTCTTTGAGAAAGAGTCAAATACCATATTCATACAAAGTCCGCCAAGCCATCCTAAGTAGCCATATAGTACGATAGAAAGACCAACTCTAATGATAATTCCGAGAAATGAGCCGTAGACTCCGAATATCATTCTTTGGTCCAAAGTGTAGCCGATATGGTACTTGATACCTGGGTTGGAATTtaaaatggtaaaaaagGCAATTAAAATATTAGCGATGACTACAGCTCCTATGGATTGCTGGATGTTTAACTGCAACGCAAGCAGTGCAGATCCTGTTGAATAGGTTGCAACTGCAAAATTTGGCAACCCCCAATATGCAAAGAATGACCAAAACCCCCATGTTCtatcttttgtttttattgGACGCAGATCCGGATTTCTCAAGACTGATATGGGATCTCCTATGTCGTGCGGTACCTCAATCTTACTTAATACCTTTTGCCACCATTTATTACCTTGTCGGTCCTCctgtaattctttttcGTTTTCTAAGATACAAACATCGGTAGGACTGACCACTGGGTATGCATTTTTTATCGTTTgctcatcttcattcatctttaaagCTTTGTGAGTATGGTAGAGCGATAGCGGCTGAAGGATTCTTGAGGTTGTTCTGACCCTTTTTAAATTAAAGTAGGGCTATAACTGTAGTTCTTTCATGGGCTTCAGAACTAATATATATACAGATGTGCATCGCTCTCAGTTTACCATCAGCAGCAAAATATGTAATCTTCTAGGCGGTGTAACCAGCTAGAGGTGAATTCCTTATCAAAGTTTCTGTTTTCCATAGTGATACCCAGTGACAGGAAATCAGAAGTGTAAGCGTCTAAAAAactttaaaaaaaatggaaaaaggAACATGGTTTAGCGGTTTCTTATCAGATCATTGCATACAGCGTGTGAAAGGTTTACTAGAAGTGACAACTGATCTGAAGTTCTAGTGTAATGAGCATTAGTTCGCGCTCGCCATCAACTTCTGTCTTGATAGTGCATCACCAAGGATATAACTCCCTATACAGGAATCAAGTTTTTCAAGTTTAACGCAAGTTAACGATATCATTCAACGATAACATTCATGTACTCACTAGATCTTCGAATAAGGTAAGGAGTTGCCGCCGGGAACATTTGAACTTTATTCATTGGTGAGTTTTGCACCAGTGGTTAACAGTGGATGTCGCGCTgagtttttttttttttttcatgtcTGTAAACCCCGCCTGGTATCAACACATTTTTCCGGACAAAGTTAGCGGTACGCAGAGCGGGAGACCAACCGATATCTCAAGATAAGATACGATGAGAAACAAAAGCTCCACATACCCTAGCCTCCCATGAGCACTCTCTGTTTCCGATGATAGTAGAAATTGTCCTGTTCAAAATCGTTAACTCTAAAACTTGACGCTTTCTAGGCACACAATATAAATCAGAGGAACCAAACGTATCTCCCACGATCACcttctcaaattcaatCGGATGAAGTCTTGCAGCATCATAGATGTCCAGACAGCCAAGATTCTAACCAGCCTCGGGTGGAGTACATAAATTCTCGTTAAAAAAAAGCGTCAATAATTCTATTCGAAGAATTCAATCGGGTTTCTAGCAGTAAATCCTTTCCCTCgagaaaaaacaaattcAAGTGCTATCAATAGTACTAGGGAGATTTTTAGCGATTTAGCCAAGATCGCTCGGTATAAATTGGCAAGAGTAACTCCTTCTTATTCAGCTTCGATAATTGCAGATTAAGGGCAGTATCTTGTACAAATACGGAAGACTGCACAAGTTTTCTTCCTCTTATTCCATGTTAGTTGTCATTGAAAGTTTAAGTCTGAAATATCAATCAGCTGCATAAAGTGGTACTACAAGTTAAAGGCACATGCTCGAATGcacatgaaaaattgctAATGGAAATGAGTGTTTGGGTATTTATGAATCTGGAATCATGCCTTCAAAACTTGAAAACTCTCGTTATCCCGATCTCAAGGACATCATTAATGAAACTAATACGGTATGCACACCTTTTTAACGCCTACTTTTGGGTTCATAAGTGTGGTTAGAATAAGCGCCGACAGAGTAGTACAGCTCGAACTTCGTGAACTATCGTACGAGGAATATCTATCATGTCCCAATAACGTTATGCTCTAACAACAGATTTACTAGCCTTTTTTTGGAGTTTCTTAACAAATGGCCGTATATAATCTTGAACTATGGGGAAAATCCCAATAAAGAAATAAGTTTTGATAGAACAGCTTACTTTTTGCAGTAGAAAGACATATTGATTTCTCCATAGAATACAATGTCAATGAGATAAGTAAGGCATCAACTTTTTACATTTAGATGTTTAACTGGGCTATTAAACTATTCCTTTTGTACAATGGTCACAATAATGGCCTGGTTTTCTACTCACTTTGATTATTTGAAGGATTAGCGAACtcatcttgtaaaatatTAAGAGGCATATTTATTGGCAGAAATGGTAGAATAGAAAATTAAGAATTGGCATATCAAATTGGGTTCCATAGAAGAGACCTAATTcaccatattttttcatgAGGCTTGAAATTTCTAGGATATGAAATGGGTGTTGAAACAAATGTAATTGAGTGAATCGAATGCTCACCTTCTAGGATTTTTTTCCCTCACAATAAATAGGCTAGTGTATTAGAATATACTTAGCATTGAAGGCCCATGTGTACCTTGGGTATTCCATGGTATTTACTACATTATAATTCTCGCAGGTAATGTAATATTCTCTCATATCGCCGTCAAAATAAACTCTTTGACCTCTGTGGGCACAAcatatcaattttttccatgAAGCTTAATTTTCTGAGACAGACCTCCCTTTGATGATTAGCAGGAACTCTTCATTGTGGATaatcttgatcttcttttCGTTTTTTAGAGTGAATTAATGTTTCTAGAATACCGATTTGTTTATTATTAAAAAGCTGCGGTTCATTTCCATTCTAACTAGAGTCATGGCATGCCTTAGATTAGGTTACACAAAGTATGCGGGTATGATTTCAGGCTTCCTTCTCTATCTTGATGTTTAATTCTCTCTTTTATGGTATTTTTAAGCGTGTGTGTCTAAGTAGATGCTGTTCGCGTTTAATCTCATCTCAAAGAATTGTAATCTGCCAAGAATCGTTATTGAATCCACAAGTTACTGTGGACCCTTTTAACGTTGCCACTTTTCTATGGTCCCAGGTGATTTATCTTACAGAACCTCTCCTGCTCTAAGTTTTTAATGTTCTTAAAGTTGAATCTCATATAACCTCCTTAGGTTTCAGCAATACTTCCTTTTTTCCAGATTTTCATAAAGGTCTTTCCTGTGTCGATAATAGACCTGATCCCCAGATGTTGCTGTTCTTTTCAATCGATATTCTTGATAATTATTTATCGCTTAGTTCATTTTGTGAGTGGAAGCACCATAGAATTTTGTTGGGCAAGCTCGATTAACTAAAAGATTCGAAATTCATGCATCCATGTCAAAGGCAATTCGACACCTTAAAAACTacatttcaaatttggaaagaggAATAGGTGAAGCTAGGAACAACACGTCGAAGAGAAAGTATTACATTgtcaaatattttaattaGAATACACTCACAAGCTTTAATGTTCAGTATTGATAAGAGCAATTGCCTTTAGAATCCCCTTTGTATATTCAGAGAATATCCTtacatgaagaaattatttTATTGACGAACCTTCGAATGATAGAAGTCCGTTTCCGCATTGTCTTCAGATGTGGCTCTTCATAAAAGACAGACCAAATAACGACTTAAAGTTGGATGCAAAGCTAATGAACCCTCAAAAAAGGAGAGACTTTATATAAGTTACCATGAGTCTTTTCTAATATCATAGAATAGATGCCTTAGCAATTAGGGAAAGAGAAACAAACATTTACCTGGTAGTATGAGTTCGCATGAGGGACAAGCTGCAGATTCAATTCCACTGTCTAAAAAGCCCAAAACTGACAATGGACttagaaagaaaaatttgattatCAATGCTTTTTTAATGGGATCTGCTGGATGTCAGACTCTTAACAATTGGCAATTCCCGCGAGATAAATCTGCAGAGCTTTACAATAATCCTAAGTATTGGATGGATTTAGCCCAACTGCTGGAAAGGGGGAAATTTAATGCAGTTTTCTTTGCGGATACACTGGGTCCTTACGATGTTTATAAGGGACCAGGAAATGTGGGACCTGTTGCCAAAGCTGGATCGCAGTTTCCCGTATCTGATCCAACTTATTTTATCCCGCTGATGGCTGCAGTAACTTCAAAACTAGCATTTGGTGTTACAATGTCCACTATAAGTGAACAACCTTACCATTTAGCTAGAAGATTGGGTACATTAGATTTAATCACAAATGGCAGAGTTGGTTGGAATATAGTTACTTCTTATTTGAGTAGTGCCGCTAGAAATTTGTTGAATAATCAAGATTTGCCTGCTCATGATGATCGTTATGCAAGGGCGGAGGAGTACGTCGATGTGATTTACAAACTATTTCTTTCATCATGGCAAGAAGGTGCTGTCAAACTGGATCGAAAGAGAGGAATTTTCACAGATCCCAACGGTCTAAGACACATAAACCACGAGGGCGACCATTTTGGAGTCCCTGGACCTGCTTTCACACAACCTAGTGTCCAAAGATTACCAGTAATTATTCAAGCAGGGACTTCAGCAAAAGGGAAAGAACTTGCTGCAAGAAATGCAGAGGTTGTATTTTTAGGTTCATTTACACCTCAGACTGCTTCCAAAGCCATCGAAGAGATTAAGCAAATTGCAGAGAGTAAATTTGGTCGTGATCCgaaaaagattaaatttATTGGTAAAGTTACTGTAGTCCTTGGCGAAACTCATGAAGAGgcagaagaaaaattagcCCAGATTAAGAGACAAGGGGATGACGAAGGTGCTAAAGCGATGTTTTCTGGATGGACGGGTATTGacattgatcaatttgcagatgatgaagtatTGACAGATGTTGATCATCTAGCTACAGCTTCTGCTGTAAGAAGATGGCAAGATGCCTATCCAAGAGTGCAAAAATGGACTAAAAGAGCTATTATTGAAGAGATCAAGATAAGTGGTAGTGGGCCTGCTATTATAGGCACAGTTAATGAAGTGGCAGATGCAATTCAAGATTGGGTTGATGTTAGTGACATTGATGGCTTCAATTTTGCATACACTATCTTACCTGAATATTTTGAAGGTGTTGTTGATAAATTGCTACCAGAATTGAGAAGACGTGGATTAGCTCCTGAGGATTACGTAGAAGGGTCTGGTGATACTCTAACTTTTAGAGAACAACTTTTTGGTCAAAAGACTCTTGATGATTCGCATCCCGCTGTAGGTCTTAATTGGAGAGCTGACGAATCAAAACaggattttgaaaaaagattgCCAGAAGCTCTTAAAACCTTAAAATCTGTTCATTAAAGAACGATTTTggcaaaattcttttatatATGATATGCGGGAGATAATATTAAGCAGAATAAAATTGTATATTAAAACTAATGGAAACTCCGCGCCACCGACACTCCGAATTTTTGTCTGTACTCCTAGTTGCTTCGTTAACCTAGTTGTCAAGCGTGTAGAGACACATACTAGAACACGAGTAATGTCATCAATTCAGGATCTCAAGAAGGAAACTGTACCTAGAAACAAAATAAAGAAGGCAACAGTAGATTTCACCACGTTGAGAAAAGGAATTACATCGAGTGCAGTAATTCCTTGATTTTGTTCCAAACGAGTTTACATCTAGAAAAATAACAAGAAGGTGTTTAAACAGTTTGCCAGACTATCCATATCAATTAAGCCTGAATCGATCTCTCTACTTTCTACCTGCATATGCACATACCAGAACTAGCCGCTTACGGCGCTAATAGCCACTCGGTTAAATTACGAAAAATCGAAATTACCCCACGTCTCGAAAGCTTGTATCCGTATAGAGTGATGCTTGGGCTATCTGAAGTTACAAGGGCGGCGGATCGAATCAAGATGCGAAACTGTGGTCTTGTAGAGGAAAGAAAGACACCATAACTACCTTCCCGCCTTACAAGATTGAATATAGAAATTGATTATCAGTCAAATTCCTAGTGATGTTCAAGCACTTTTACCAAGAATAGTCGAATATTCTGACCCATGTTGCCCAACCTCCTCTTCCCAC
It encodes the following:
- a CDS encoding nucleobase cation symporter-1 family protein (highly similar to gnl|GLV|KLLA0C19415g Kluyveromyces lactis KLLA0C19415g and similar to uniprot|Q08579 YOR192C Saccharomyces cerevisiae Hypothetical ORF), whose product is MNEDEQTIKNAYPVVSPTDVCILENEKELQEDRQGNKWWQKVLSKIEVPHDIGDPISVLRNPDLRPIKTKDRTWGFWSFFAYWGLPNFAVATYSTGSALLALQLNIQQSIGAVVIANILIAFFTILNSNPGIKYHIGYTLDQRMIFGVYGSFLGIIIRVGLSIVLYGYLGWLGGLCMNMVFDSFSKNYLNMKNTFSESVPMTRKDCIGFLCFQLIQMPFAFVRPRRVNVPSIVSCFMTLFAIIGMMAYLISKNGGPGPLYHEKVTLPSSTRSWMWISAMSIWYSGVSGGVTNQSDYSRFASSSKKCYTGLFLGTVLPGTFVSLAGMLCASACKGLYGETYWTPDEIVEQWLNDDYSAKSRAASFFVGISFTSSQLFLNLTQNGYSCGMDLAGILPKYIDIKRGTLFVQLISWVVQPWTFFNTSSGFLNAMSSFGIFTTPISVISIIEYYCIRKSKLSQLDFFTLSKKGSYWFDYGVNWKAVASLLAGITMGIPGLIYQVHEEISPNTEMLNFYHGYLFFIPLVSGGLYYILSLIFPFKHEKLCCEDPIDYFDCFSEKELEKMGMLPFEESQEVLYEVGDQRVEEFDAASLSEHEEDKNNLRIETKLRPKKRI
- a CDS encoding uncharacterized protein (conserved hypothetical protein) translates to MSSHEGQAADSIPLSKKPKTDNGLRKKNLIINAFLMGSAGCQTLNNWQFPRDKSAELYNNPKYWMDLAQLLERGKFNAVFFADTLGPYDVYKGPGNVGPVAKAGSQFPVSDPTYFIPLMAAVTSKLAFGVTMSTISEQPYHLARRLGTLDLITNGRVGWNIVTSYLSSAARNLLNNQDLPAHDDRYARAEEYVDVIYKLFLSSWQEGAVKLDRKRGIFTDPNGLRHINHEGDHFGVPGPAFTQPSVQRLPVIIQAGTSAKGKELAARNAEVVFLGSFTPQTASKAIEEIKQIAESKFGRDPKKIKFIGKVTVVLGETHEEAEEKLAQIKRQGDDEGAKAMFSGWTGIDIDQFADDEVLTDVDHLATASAVRRWQDAYPRVQKWTKRAIIEEIKISGSGPAIIGTVNEVADAIQDWVDVSDIDGFNFAYTILPEYFEGVVDKLLPELRRRGLAPEDYVEGSGDTLTFREQLFGQKTLDDSHPAVGLNWRADESKQDFEKRLPEALKTLKSVH